One Xenopus tropicalis strain Nigerian chromosome 8, UCB_Xtro_10.0, whole genome shotgun sequence genomic window carries:
- the LOC116406887 gene encoding RING finger protein 223-like, with protein MEPNAPECPICFVPYDNAFKTPLLLPCAHTFCLECLSKLCVFQRESDTFFCPLCRAPITIPPGGVPKLPPNMSLVSHFPPWMRQLQEVWLEGSKLCWRKGGSYVTATPNSVSQFPLGPQENMIVTIYLLGPAAPHFSHPGDLVTIPQPPPHRRCGFFLRNYGCVLWVFICCIILLFIMIFFPTYMRF; from the coding sequence ATGGAGCCCAATGCCCCCGAGTGCCCCATCTGCTTTGTGCCCTATGACAATGCCTTTAAGACCCCCCTGCTGCTGCCCTGTGCCCACACCTTCTGCCTCGAGTGCCTCTCCAAGCTCTGCGTCTTCCAGAGGGAGTCCGACACCTTCTTCTGCCCCCTGTGTAGGGCGCCCATCACCATCCCCCCGGGGGGGgtccccaaactgccccccaacaTGAGCCTGGTCTCCCACTTCCCCCCATGGATGAGGCAACTCCAGGAAGTCTGGCTGGAAGGGTCCAAGCTCTGCTGGAGAAAGGGGGGCTCCTATGTCACCGCCACCCCCAACTCTGTCTCGCAGTTCCCATTGGGCCCCCAGGAGAACATGATTGTCACCATCTACTTACTGGGCCCCGCGGCCCCCCACTTCTCCCACCCGGGGGACCTAGTGAccatcccacagccccccccccaccggcGCTGCGGCTTCTTCCTCAGGAACTACGGCTGCGTCCTATGGGTCTTCATCTGCTGCATCATCCTCCTCTTCATCATGATCTTCTTCCCAACCTACATGCGCTTCTGA